The following is a genomic window from Chania multitudinisentens RB-25.
TTAGCTGCTGTTCGCCGTCTTGGGAATTAAGGATGTGCTGAATGTGATAGATGTCATGAATCTTTGCGTCATTGTTGCTGGATTAACCCATTCACTATTTAGCCGATTTTGTTATGGATTACTGGGGGGGCTATACGATGTCGGTGATATCAGGATTTCAAGACGGTGTAGCTTTGCCTCTCTTGGCGAAGGATTTCTGTTTTAACCTGACTCAGATCTATACTTAGGATCGTTTTGGTGATTTTGAGATCTTTGATATGACACCAGTGGTTAAAGCCGCCGAGGTAATTTATTACAACGGCACTCTCTTCACGGCAGATGCCGCCAACCAGGTTTGCAGTGCAATGGCGATAGGGCAAGGATACATTCTTGCCATAGGGGATGATGAGCAAGTGCTGGCGCTTGCAACACCCGCGACCGAGCTTATCGATCTGAACGGTAAAATGATGATGCCGGGCCTGATCGACAGCCATATGCATCCATTCTGGGGCGGCAAACAGCTCAAAGGGTGCAGTTTGCAGTATGCAGCGCTGACGGTGGAGCAGACGTTGCAGCATATTCAGGCGCATCTGGACAAGTATCCGGCTCATGACGACGAATGGCTGACGGTGCGGGCCTGGCAGCGCCAGGCGATGATCCCGGTTGGGGCAGACATGAGCCGCAAGCTGCTGGATACCTTGAATACCCGCCGCCCGGTAGCGCTGTTTTCCAACGATTGCCATACCTTGGCTGCCAACAGCCGTGCGCTGGAAATGCTGGGGATTGATGAAAATACTCCGGTGCCAACAGACGGCAAGATTGCCCGCGCTGCTGATGGCCAACTGACGGGGATTCTGGAGGATGCTCCAGCCATGCGCGCTTTCGACAGCATCCCTTCCGGCACGGCGGAACAGAACGTCCAGATAGCGGCTCATGTGCAGCAGGTGCTGCATGCTCAAGGGGTAACCACGGTGATGGATACCCGAGTGTTCGCTGAACAGTTGGCCGCTTTCGCTGCGTTGCGCGATCAAGGCGCACTGACGCTGCGCATCCTCGGTGCCAAAGAAGTGACGCCAGATAGCGTGCAAGGGCCGGAAGATGCCGCGCGTGCGGTGCAGGAAGTGGTCGCTTTCGCCAAACAGTGGGGCGATAAAACCTGGGGGCCGCAGGCCGGGATTGCCGTTGACCATCTGAAGCTGTTCGTTGATGGGGTATTGCAACCCCCAACGATGACCGCTGCGTTGCTGGAGCCTTATCGTGAACACCATGGTGAAGGAAAAAGTGAACGCTATGGCGATCTCTACTTCACTACGCCAGTGCTGAATGCGCTGATGGTTGAATGTGGCCGTGCTGGCCTGCACCCACATACTCATACGGTCGGTGACGGGGCCATTGAGCAGGTGCTGGATGCGGTTGAACTGATGCGTGCAGCCTGCCCCGGCAAGGATATCCGCCCCGGTTTGGCACACAACGAACTGGTGGCGGCTCATCAGTATGCGCGGTTTGCTGCTTTAGGGGCGACGGCGGTGTTGTCATTCCAATGGGCGGGTTTACCGGCTGTCTTGATTGACGAAGAACGGGAAATGCTGGGGGAAGAACGTTTCCCACATCTGGAACCGGCAGCACGTTTTCTGGATGCCGGGGCGCGCGTGGCCTATGGCAGCGACTGGCCGATCGATCGGCTGGACGAATGGTATAACTTGCAGGTGGGGATGACTCGCCGTGCCTGGGACAGCGCAGGTAATCCTGCCGGGCCATGTTTGGAGAATGATCGCTGCTTGACATTGATCGAGACATTGCGCGCCGCAACCATTGATGCCGCTTATATGATTGCGAAAGAGCAATATATCGGTTCGCTTGAAGTGGGTAAATTGGCTGATGCGATAGTCCTGTACCAAAACCTGTTCGAGCAACCCGCAGAGGCGATATACCAAACTCGCGTCGAACGGACGCTGGTGGGCGGGCAGGTGGTTTATCAGGCATAACATTCAATCGGATAAAAGCGGTAAAGATTCACCGCTTTTATGATTGTAATTACAATAAATCAACGGGCTGGAATGCCGTATTACCTTATTCCAGCCCGATGGTAGAAAACAAAAACTGAAAGCCTCTTGTTAACTTCCACGGCCGCCTTTCTTGTGCCAGAATTCGTCCCTTGTTTTTTGCCGTAGCCAATAGATTTCAAGGTAGGCAAAACTGAACAAATCCTTGTGTCCTGCGGTGAAGAGATTCTGCTTTTGCAGGATGAAGGAGAAAACACGGATTAATGGCGCTGGTTTGTGCCAGGAGATGATACGGCAATGCCACAACACATTCAGTTGCAACGAGTTCTTAAAACCCCAGCCCTGGTCGCGTTTGGGCTTGCCTATATGGTGCCGCTGGGCGTATTTACCACCTATGGTCAGGTGACCGTTTTGAGTCAGGGCCATCTGCCTGTCGCTTATCTGGTGACCATTGTCACCATTCTTTTTACTGCTTTGAGCTATTGCCGGATGACCAACGCAATGCCGTTGGCGGGATCGGCGTATTCTTATGTACAGCGTAGCTTCGGTGGTAAAACCGGTTTCCTGGTTGGCTGGGCACAGATTCTTGATTATCTGTTCTTGCCGATGCTGAACTATCTGGTTTTAGGTATCTTCTTGCACGAAGCATTTCCGGCGATCCCGGCTTATGTGTTTATTCTGGCTTCCATCGTCAGCGTCAGCCTGTTGAATATTCTCGGCGTGCGCCTGCTGAACTCTGTCAACTTCACGCTGATTGCGTTACAGATGGTGTTCATCGTGCTGTTTATTGCCCTGGCATTCAGCGACGCCGATCTCAGCCCGGCATCGCTGATGAAACCCTTGCTGGTGGATGCGGGTAATTTTTCTGGCCTGATTGCCGGCGCTGCGGTGTTGTGCCTGGCTTTTCTGGGGTTTGATGCCATTGCCACCATGGCTGAAGAGGCCGCCGATGCCAAGCGCACGCTGCCGCGCGCCATTCTGATCACCGTTATCAGCGCTGGCGCTATTTTTGTTGCGGTGTCTTATGCCGCACACCTGGCTTATCCTGATTGGCAGTCGCTGATCCCTTATCAGGATACCGCCAGCCTGATTATCTCGGAGCATGTGGGCGGGAAGTGGATGTATAACTTCTTTATGGCCACCTACCTGACCGGGGTTTACGCTTCTTCAATGACTGCACAAACCGGCGTCTCGCGCATCTTCTATGCGATGGGGCGTGAAGGCGTGCTACCGCGCAGGGTGTTTTTCCATCTTCATGCCCGTTTCCATACGCCGTGGCGCGCGATTGTGTTTGTGGCGATCATTTCCCTGTTGGCGTTGTGGATGGAGCTAAGCATGGTGGTATCGATGATTAGCTTTGGGGCGCTGGGGGCGTTTACCTTTGTTAACCTCAGCGTAATCAAACACTTTTTGGTGAACGAAAAACGCCGTGGGCTAAGTGCGTTTTTCAATTACGGCCTGCTACCGCTGCTCGGCTTTGCCATGTGTGTCTGGTTATGGTTCAACCTGGATTTAGAAGCGCTGAAAGTCGGTTTTACCTGGTTATTTGCCGGTTTTCTGTATTTACTGTGGTTGACCAAAGGGATGCGCCAGGATCCCCCTTCTGTTAGCCATGATGATATTTCTCATCTGATGGATTAAGTTGTGCATGTTCTTCAAAGGTGGCCCATAGGGCCACTTTTTTATTAACTTTCCTGCGAATAAATGCATTCCAGCAGCACGCTGAACGCCGCCGCCATCTGCTCTTCCGGTACACAGGCAAACCCCATCAACAGACCACGCCGGGCGTTAGGCAGCATGTAATAGCGCGACAGTGCACGAACCAGTACTCCGCGCGTGCTGGCCGCAGCGGCAATGGCGACATCGTCGGCATGGTTGGGCAGATTGAGGATCAGGTGCAACCCGGCATTGCTGTTGAACTCGCTCAAGGCCTGTTTACCCAAATGCTGCTCAATCAGTGTGGTAAGGAAGGTGCGGCGTTTGGCATACAGCAGGCGCATACGGCGGATATGGGCCGTGTAGTGGCCTTCTTGAATAAACTGCGCCAATGCTGCTTGAATCAGCAGATGGCCACCGCGATACAGCTCGGCATGGGCGATTTTGAATTCATTCATCAACGGTTTTGGCAGCACGACATAGCCCAGGCGCAGGGCGGGATATAATGTTTTACTGAATGTGCCGATATAAATTACCGGTGCATCTGCCTCCAACCCCTGCAATGCCGGGATCGGTTGACCAGAAAAGCGGAATTCACTGTCATAGTCATCCTCCACGATCCAGGCGCCCGCATTACGTGCCAACGCCAGCAGCCGCTGCCGCCGTGCCAGGCTCATCACCGATCCGAGTGGATACTGGTGCGAAGGGGTGACGAAAATCAAGCGTGGCGTACCGGCAGCCTGTTCCGCTGGCACCATACCGGCTTCATCCACTTCGCACGGGCAGATATTCACATCATTTATCCGCAGAATATTGCGAATTCCCCAGTAACCCGGTTCCTCGATCCAGGCGTTATCGCCGGGGTTGCACAGCATACGGGTCACCAGGTCAATAGCTTGATGAATACCTTCGGTAATCAGGATCTGCTCCGGCGAGCAACGTACTGAGCGCGCTACGCGCAGATAATCCACCAATGCATGTTGTAATTCGGGGCTGCCACCCTGGTTGCTGTAGGTTAAGCGTTGCGGCGTGGGGCGGCGGCTGATGCGGGCCTGGATCTTGCTAAAGACCTGATGTGGGAAGGCATTGACATCGGGAACACCGGGAATAAAAGCTCCCCATTGTTTCGGGCTGGCACTGGCGTGATGCAGCAGCGTGGCTCCGCGTTTTGATAGTTCAACGCGCCGTTGTTCACCATTATCGCCAACCGGATAGTTGGCGGTGGATAAAAAGCTATCGGGCACGGTTTCTGCGACGAAGGTTCCACTTCCTTGGCGCGAATACACATATCCTTCTGCCAGTAGTTGTTCGTAAACCGTTAACACCGTGTTGCGTGACAAACTGAGTTCCTGTGCCAGATCGCGCGAAGCGGGCAGGCGGCTGGAGGGCGGCAGGCTGCCATCCAGAATGCTGATGCGGATCGCATTATACAGCCGCTTATGCAGCTTATCATCGGGCTGTTCGCCGAGGCGTTGCAGCAACAGGTCACCACTCAATGAACGCAATTGGCCCCCTCAATTAAACGTAACTGGCACTCGATTATAGAGCCACATTCTGTGTAAATAAACATCATTGTTTCGCACTTGTGAACCACTTTGACAACCGGCATGTTTCGGAGAGAACGGTATGAAAAACGCAGAACTGAATCAACGTCGTCTGGCTGCCACCCCGCGTGGCATTGGTGTGATGTGTGGTTTTTACGCAGAGCGGGCAGAAAATGCCACGTTGTGGGATGTGGAAGGGAATGAGGTCATCGATTTTGCTGCGGGTATTGCCGTGCTCAATACCGGCCACCGCCACCCGAAAGTGATTGCTGCGATTGAAAAGCAGCTCAACGCTTTTACTCATACCGCTTATCAAATCGTCCCTTATGAAAGCTATATTGCGCTGGCAGAGCGTATCAACCAGCGCGCGCCTATTGAAGGGGCTTGTAAAACCGCCTTTTTCACCACCGGAGCAGAAGCGGTAGAGAACGCGGTGAAAATTGCCCGTGCTTATACTGGCCGCCCAGGGGTGATCACCTTCGGCGGTGGTTTCCATGGCCGTACCTACATGACGATGGCTTTGACCGGCAAAGTGGCACCTTACAAACTGGGGTTTGGCCCGTTCCCTGGTTCGGTGTTCCATGGCCAGTATCCAAATGCGCTGTATGGCGTGAGTACCGAAGACGCCATGAACAGCCTGGAGCGTATTTTTAAAGCCGATATCGATGCCAAACAGGTGGCGGCGATTGTGCTGGAACCGGTGCAGGGGGAAGGCGGTTTCAATATTGCGCCGCCTGAATTTATGCAGGCGTTGCGTGCGCTGTGCGATCAACAGGGTATTCTGTTGATCGCTGATGAAGTGCAGACCGGTTTTGCGCGTACCGGTACGCTGTTTGCGATGGAACACTACACAGTAAAACCCGATCTGATCACCATGGCGAAAAGCCTGGCAGGGGGGATGCCGCTATCGGCGGTGGCGGGCCGTGCCGAGGTGATGGATGCTCCGGCTCCAGGGGGGCTGGGTGGCACTTATGCTGGTAATCCACTGGCCGTTGCTTCGGCATTAGCCGTGTTGGAGGTGATCGAAGAAGAGCAACTATGCCAGCGCTCGCAGCGCTTGGGCCAGCATTTGGTGGAAGTGCTACAGCAGGCGCGCAAACATTGCCCGGCAATTGCCGATATTCGTGCCAAGGGTTCGATGGTGGCCGTGGAGTTCAACGATCCAGCCACCGGCAAACCGTCGCCGGAATTTACTCGTCAGGTACAACAAAAAGCTCAAGAGGAAGGGTTATTGCTGCTGAGCTGCGGTGTGAATGGCAACGTTATTCGCTTCCTTTACCCGCTGACCATTCCTGATGCCCAGTTCAACCAGGCACTGGCAATCCTTTCCCGTGCGCTGGTTCATTAAGGAGCAAAATTCATGAAATTACAAAACCCAGAGTTGTTGCGTAGCCGATGTTTGATTAACGGGGAATGGTGTGAGGCACAGAGTGGCAAGCGTGAAGCGGTGATCAACCCAGCCACCGGCGAGGAATTGATCACGGTTCCCCTTATCAGCGCTGAAGAAACCCAGCAAGCCATTAGCGCGGCGCAGCAGGCACAGATTGGCTGGAAACAACTGACGGCCAAACAGCGTTCCGCACTGTTGCTGGCTTGGGCCAACAACATCATGGCGGCCCAAGAGGATTTGGCGCAATTGATGACCGCCGAGCAAGGGAAACCGTTGGCAGAGGCGCGTGGTGAAGTGGCGTATGCCGCTTCGTTTATCACCTGGTTTGCCGAAGAAGCCAAGCGTGTTGATGGCGCGGTATTACAGGCGCCGTTGGCTTCGCAGCGGTTGGTGGTGGTTAAGCAGCCGATTGGCGTCTGTGCGGCGATTACCCCGTGGAACTTCCCGGCCGCGATGATCACCCGCAAGGCTGCTCCGGCGCTGGCGGCGGGTTGCACCATGATCGTCAAACCGGCGGAACAGACACCGTTGACCGCCCTGGCGCTGGCGAAGCTGGCGCAGGATGCCGGTATTCCAGCCGGTGTGTTGCAGGTGGTGACCGGCGAAGCTGCACAGGTGGGTAAAGTGCTGTGCGATAGCCCGGTGGTGCGCAAATTGAGCTTTACCGGTTCGACCGAAGTGGGGCGCATTCTGATGGCGCAGTGCGCACCGACAATTAAAAAGCTTTCGCTGGAGCTGGGGGGGAATGCTCCGGTGATCGTGTTTGATGATGCCAATCTGGATGCCGCAGTGGCTGGCATTATGGCGTCAAAATTCCGCAACAGCGGCCAGACCTGTGTGTGTGCTAACCGAATCTACGTGCAGGACAGTATCTATGATCGCCTGGTGGAAAAACTGGTGGCTGCGGTTGAGCAACTGAAGGTGGGTGACGGCACGCAGGAAGGCATCACTCAGGGGCCGCTGATCGACCAAGGCGCGGTGGAAAAAGTGCAGAGCCACATTGATGATGCCTTGATCAAAGGGGCGCATATTGCCACTGGTGGGCAGCCGCATGCGCTGGGCCGTACTTTCTTCCAACCCACGGTGGTCACTGGGGTGACGCAGCAGATGAGTTTTGCCAAAGAAGAAACCTTCGGCCCGGTTGCTCCCCTGTTCCGTTTCCATGATGAAGCGGAAGCTATCGCCATGGCTAACGATACTGAATTCGGTCTGGCGGCCTATCTCTTCACCCAGAATGCCGCTCGTCAGTGGCGCGTACCGGAAGCGTTGGAATACGGCATGGTAGGGATCAACACCGGCTTAATTTCCAACGAAGTGGCACCGTTTGGCGGTGTTAAGCAGTCGGGGCTGGGGCGTGAAGGGTCACGTTACGGGATTGAGGAATATCTGGAACTGAAATACTTGTGCATTGATGTGAGCCATTAACTTCTGGGTTTCAGCCGATCCTGGTGGTGGGGGCTACCGGGGCGCGTTGTTTATCCCTGCCATACGGCAAGAAGTGAGGTTGTTTCTCAACGTTGAGAACGGCGGCGCTGTGGCCGCCGATTTTTAACCCCGCACTTTCTTCGCCAGGGCCAGCCAGGCTTGTACCGAAGGGCGCTGCCATTGCCGTTGTGCGTAACGGCAGAGATGCTCCGGCACGTCATCACCATGTATCACCAGCCGATTGAGCATTAGAGCCAGATCGGTATCAGCGATGCACCACTCTCCAAATAGATGCTCTTGGTCATGGCCCAGTAGTTTTTCCACTGCCGCGATCAGCTTTTGTGCCGCCTGCTGGGCTGCGGCGCTCAGTGGGGCGAATTTCCCATGGTTAAATATCACCGTAGTGGGGCGTTCCATGCGCAATGGCAAGAGATCGCTGCGCAGCCAAGCCTGTACCTCACGCGCCTTTGCGCGTTGTTTGGCATCGCGCGGGTAAACCGGATAGGCGGGATGAATATCTTCCAGATACTCATCAATGGCGGAAGATTCAGAAAGATGGAAATCATCCATCACCAGCGTGGGGACTCGGTGTGTCAGCGATAGAGCACCGTAGGCTTGGCCGTTATTTTCCCCCAATGATAAATCCACCGGTTTGAGGGTAAATGGAATCCCCTTTTCGGTCAGAGTGATAAATGCCGACATCGCGTAGGGGCTGAAAAAATCTGCATCTGTGTAAAGTACGGTGGCCGATGGATTCATAGGTGCTCCTGATAGTTGAGAGAAGCTGAAATCATTGGTGAAAAAGAAAACCGAATCAAGGGACTGCGCTGATGATAAAAAGTAATGGGGCATTAGGCTGGTTAATGGCCTGATGTTGATTACTGATCATTGACTAACACAATGCCTAGCCGATCGATCAGGCCGACAATCTGCTGGCTATCCAGTTGTACCCCTTCCAGATCAACCTGGCGGATATCCAGTTCACCTAATTGTGAACCGGTAAGATTGCAATGATTGAACGTGGCTGCCCGCCAGTCGAAGTGATTGAATTCGCCGCCGGAAAGGTCTGAACCGATAAACGTGGCACCGAGCACGTTGGCATCGTTCCAGCGGTTTTCCCACAGTTCACATTTTTCCAGCACCACTTTGGAGAAGTTGGCATAGCTCAGGTTACTTTTGGTGATGAAGGCGCTGCAAAAATAGGTATGTTGCGAAATCATGTTCATAAAGTTGGCGCCGCGGAAATCGGCCCCTTGCACTTTACATTCGCGGATCTCCAAGCCTAATGCGTTGGTATTCCTGAAATCTGCCAAAGACAGATCGCAGCTTTTGAAGCTGGCATCTTTCAGTACCGCACGATTGAAGGAACAGCCAAGCTGCGTGGTTTCATCATAGAACAGGCAGCCGATAAACTGAGTATCGGTCAGGTCGGCACCCGAGAAATCACAATTAAGAAATTTGCCATTAGTAATCGTTTCACCGCGAAACCGGTCACGCTCGATCCGTGTAGCTTGCAGGATTATCGGTTGCATCGTTTTACCTGTTTTTATGGGGTTTTCCTCATCCCTTCAAAGCTCGCACTCGAATTATTGAGGGGGATAGAGGGGGTTATGATGGTCAGTTCTATTTTATCAACTTAGCCACATAAGGAAGATTGCGGTATTTATTTCCCCAAGGCATGCCATAACCGATCAGCAGATCATCATTTTCCATCTCAAGGGCATAGTACTGCTTGACAGGGATATTGACACGACCTGGCTTTACAAACAGCACGGCAACTGCAACTGATGCAGGAGAGTAATTTTCAGAAATGAATTCAACTAAGCGCTGCATTGTTCCGCCTGATTCAATCGCATCATCGATGATAATGACATTTTTATCACGTATATCGATGTTATTGTGGTAAACAATGTCTGAGCTGTTATTTCTGTCTCCTGGCGTGTGCGGGCAGGAAATATAATCCATGCAGATATCGAAGTTCAGGCGGCGTGTCAGATCCGCGGTAAAGAGGGTGCCGCCCGGTACGACCGTAATAACGACCGCTTCGTTAAAATCCTGGTTTAGCTGTGTTGCAACCTTATCGACCCCTTCAGCAATCGCGGCTGTGGACAGAACCATGTCACCAATATGTTCATCTTTCATCAGCTTTTCCTTCAAGTCGCTAATATCTTGTTTACTGACATATATACGCTATGGTACGCCGATAATCTATTTTCAGCCGCTCAACGAGAGACGCTGATAATCTGCCATCCGTTGCCAAACGGGCATGACCTTCACCAATGATTTTCAATCCTGCGGAATCACCCAACAGATGCGTTATGTCACCTTGAGTAGGCGTTTTAACGCTGACGTTGGCTGGTTTTTCTCATGGTATTGCTAAAGAAAACATCCCCCCTTTGGCATGATGAAATCCCTTGCAGAATAAGTGCATATAAATCATTATTGAAACGGTATTTCACTTCTATTCTGTAGGCCACTCCTTGAACTTACACATGGCACTGCGCCAGAGCGTTGCGAAAACGCATTGGTATGCCAAACGAAAAAGCTATCGGGTGCTCTTTTGGCGCGAGATCACCCCGTTGGCGTTGCCTATCTTTTTAGAAAATACCTGCGTATTGCTGATGGGGGTACTGAGTACTTTCCTGGTGAGCTGGCTCGGTAAAGAGTCGATGGCGGGTGTTGGCTTGGCAGACAGCTTCAACATGGTGATCATGGCCTTTTTTGCCGCCGTCGATCTGGGGACTACGGTGGTGGTAGCCTTTAGCCTCGGCACGCGGGATCGCAAGCGGGCCAGGGCGGCGGCGCGTCAGTCGCTGGTGCTGATGACCGCAGTGGCATTGTTCTTGGCCGTGGGTATCCATCTGGCGGGTGAACAGATTATTAATGTGATTGCGGGGGAAGCAACGCCCGAGGTAAAAGCACTGGCCCTGTCTTATTTGCAGACGACGGTATGGAGTTACCCGGCGGCGGCGATTGCGTTGATCGGCAGTGGCGCTTTACGTGGGGCAGGGAATACCAAGATCCCCCTGCTGATCAACGTTGGCATGAATATCCTCAATATTCTGATCAGCAGCGTGCTGATTTATGGTCTGTTTAGTTGGGATGGGCTGGGTTTTGTCGGCGCGGGTCTGGGGTTGACCATTTCCCGTTATCTTGGCGCTATCGGTATTATTTATGTGCTGATGGTGGGTTTTAACCCAGCGTTGCATATTACGTTGAAGAGTTATTTTACCCCACTGAACGGCAGTATCCTGCGAGAGGTATTGGGTATTGGGCTCCCTGCCAGTATCGAGTCGGTGCTGTTTAGCTGCGGAAAATTGCTGACGCAGGTGTTTGTTGCCGGGATGGGAACCAACGTCATTGCCGGTAACTTTATTGCTTTTTCTATTGCCGCACTGATTAACCTGCCGGGTAGCGCTTTGGGGTCGGCTTCAACCATTATTGTTGGCAGGCGCTTGGGTAAAGGGCAGATTGCGCAGGCGGAAAAACAACTGCGTTATGTATTTTGGTTGTCGACCATCGGGTTGACGATATTGGCCTGGGGAACTGCGCCGTTCGCCGGGTTATTTGCCTCTTTCTATACTCAGGAAGAGGACGTTAAAGACGTTGTGAAAATACTGGTCTGGCTTAATGCGGCATTTATGCCGATTTGGGCGGCTTCCTGGGTATTACCTGCCGGGCTGAAAGGTGCCCGCGATGCCCGCTTTACTATGTGGGTTTCCATGTTGGGTATGTGGGGCTGTCGCGTAGTTGCCGGTTATACCCTGGGGGTGCTGCTCGGCATGGGGGTGATCGGCGTCTGGCTGGGGATGTTCTCAGACTGGGCTGTGCGTGGGGCATTCTTCTATTGGCGCATGGCAAGCGGGCGCTGGTTGTGGAAATATCCGCGTATCAAGAAAAACCTGGCTGAATAAGCAATCACTTTCGATACCGGTGAATTCAACATGTAGCCAGGTTTTTGGGCCGATATTTTCAGCATTAGAATCTAGGCCACCTCTGGGATTTTCTCGTCAATGCTGACAAATAAGCGGGCATACGCCGTTTTCTCCAGCACTTGGAATACATGGAATTTTTGTTCCAGCAGCAAGATACCGAATACCTGTAAATCCCCCAGAACTCTGATTTCCAATGGCGCTAGCTGGGAACCTGCTTGACAGAAAACATCATTAAGATGGTTCATTTCGACCATCAGCACATTGATGCCATTTACGCGGGCAGGGACTTTCTCGGTTTTCCATTCATCGGGTGTTAAGACGTAGTAACGCCATCCCGCATTTTTTAATGCTTCGATGATATAGGTGAGCCGGTGCAAATCCGGCTGTTGGTTGACGGGATCTACCCATGAATAATAGAGATACAGTATTCGTTCATAGAGCCGGCTTTGCCAGCCTAACTGCCGCCCACGGGAAATCAGCCAGGCTATTTCTGGAGCCACCTGTTTGGGGAAGCGTTTTTGTTTCTGTGCTGTGACTAGCCAACGTAGCAGGAACATGTGTTCATCGACAAAAGAAGCAATCTTTCCGTCTTGTTCAGCAAACTTCATTGCGACTTGAGCGCAGAAAGCAAAGTGAGCTAATTCCCTGTTTTTTTTATCGATATCAATCATGGTAAATACCGTAAAAGAAGAATCATCAAAACGCTATTTCGAACCTTTTGGCCCTTCACTGCTGATGAAGGGAAAAGAGATTCGGGAAGCGTGTAAACATCGCTTCCCGAAATCTCCGTTAATCTTCTGAGGTTAACTCAGTCAGTTTTTTTAGAGGTTCTCTTTGTCCTAACGGGTTGTTACCCCAACATTGTTCGTATTTCCACCCGGTCAGTTCTTCGATAATGGCGCGATGAGCCGGAGAAATATCCGCTATGGCACCACCGGCCTTAATCCGCGCAATCTCTTCTAACAGGATCA
Proteins encoded in this region:
- a CDS encoding 4-aminobutyrate--2-oxoglutarate transaminase gives rise to the protein MKNAELNQRRLAATPRGIGVMCGFYAERAENATLWDVEGNEVIDFAAGIAVLNTGHRHPKVIAAIEKQLNAFTHTAYQIVPYESYIALAERINQRAPIEGACKTAFFTTGAEAVENAVKIARAYTGRPGVITFGGGFHGRTYMTMALTGKVAPYKLGFGPFPGSVFHGQYPNALYGVSTEDAMNSLERIFKADIDAKQVAAIVLEPVQGEGGFNIAPPEFMQALRALCDQQGILLIADEVQTGFARTGTLFAMEHYTVKPDLITMAKSLAGGMPLSAVAGRAEVMDAPAPGGLGGTYAGNPLAVASALAVLEVIEEEQLCQRSQRLGQHLVEVLQQARKHCPAIADIRAKGSMVAVEFNDPATGKPSPEFTRQVQQKAQEEGLLLLSCGVNGNVIRFLYPLTIPDAQFNQALAILSRALVH
- a CDS encoding NAD-dependent succinate-semialdehyde dehydrogenase, yielding MKLQNPELLRSRCLINGEWCEAQSGKREAVINPATGEELITVPLISAEETQQAISAAQQAQIGWKQLTAKQRSALLLAWANNIMAAQEDLAQLMTAEQGKPLAEARGEVAYAASFITWFAEEAKRVDGAVLQAPLASQRLVVVKQPIGVCAAITPWNFPAAMITRKAAPALAAGCTMIVKPAEQTPLTALALAKLAQDAGIPAGVLQVVTGEAAQVGKVLCDSPVVRKLSFTGSTEVGRILMAQCAPTIKKLSLELGGNAPVIVFDDANLDAAVAGIMASKFRNSGQTCVCANRIYVQDSIYDRLVEKLVAAVEQLKVGDGTQEGITQGPLIDQGAVEKVQSHIDDALIKGAHIATGGQPHALGRTFFQPTVVTGVTQQMSFAKEETFGPVAPLFRFHDEAEAIAMANDTEFGLAAYLFTQNAARQWRVPEALEYGMVGINTGLISNEVAPFGGVKQSGLGREGSRYGIEEYLELKYLCIDVSH
- the yfcF gene encoding glutathione transferase, translating into MNPSATVLYTDADFFSPYAMSAFITLTEKGIPFTLKPVDLSLGENNGQAYGALSLTHRVPTLVMDDFHLSESSAIDEYLEDIHPAYPVYPRDAKQRAKAREVQAWLRSDLLPLRMERPTTVIFNHGKFAPLSAAAQQAAQKLIAAVEKLLGHDQEHLFGEWCIADTDLALMLNRLVIHGDDVPEHLCRYAQRQWQRPSVQAWLALAKKVRG
- a CDS encoding amidohydrolase, which encodes MTPVVKAAEVIYYNGTLFTADAANQVCSAMAIGQGYILAIGDDEQVLALATPATELIDLNGKMMMPGLIDSHMHPFWGGKQLKGCSLQYAALTVEQTLQHIQAHLDKYPAHDDEWLTVRAWQRQAMIPVGADMSRKLLDTLNTRRPVALFSNDCHTLAANSRALEMLGIDENTPVPTDGKIARAADGQLTGILEDAPAMRAFDSIPSGTAEQNVQIAAHVQQVLHAQGVTTVMDTRVFAEQLAAFAALRDQGALTLRILGAKEVTPDSVQGPEDAARAVQEVVAFAKQWGDKTWGPQAGIAVDHLKLFVDGVLQPPTMTAALLEPYREHHGEGKSERYGDLYFTTPVLNALMVECGRAGLHPHTHTVGDGAIEQVLDAVELMRAACPGKDIRPGLAHNELVAAHQYARFAALGATAVLSFQWAGLPAVLIDEEREMLGEERFPHLEPAARFLDAGARVAYGSDWPIDRLDEWYNLQVGMTRRAWDSAGNPAGPCLENDRCLTLIETLRAATIDAAYMIAKEQYIGSLEVGKLADAIVLYQNLFEQPAEAIYQTRVERTLVGGQVVYQA
- a CDS encoding APC family permease, encoding MPQHIQLQRVLKTPALVAFGLAYMVPLGVFTTYGQVTVLSQGHLPVAYLVTIVTILFTALSYCRMTNAMPLAGSAYSYVQRSFGGKTGFLVGWAQILDYLFLPMLNYLVLGIFLHEAFPAIPAYVFILASIVSVSLLNILGVRLLNSVNFTLIALQMVFIVLFIALAFSDADLSPASLMKPLLVDAGNFSGLIAGAAVLCLAFLGFDAIATMAEEAADAKRTLPRAILITVISAGAIFVAVSYAAHLAYPDWQSLIPYQDTASLIISEHVGGKWMYNFFMATYLTGVYASSMTAQTGVSRIFYAMGREGVLPRRVFFHLHARFHTPWRAIVFVAIISLLALWMELSMVVSMISFGALGAFTFVNLSVIKHFLVNEKRRGLSAFFNYGLLPLLGFAMCVWLWFNLDLEALKVGFTWLFAGFLYLLWLTKGMRQDPPSVSHDDISHLMD
- a CDS encoding PLP-dependent aminotransferase family protein, whose protein sequence is MRSLSGDLLLQRLGEQPDDKLHKRLYNAIRISILDGSLPPSSRLPASRDLAQELSLSRNTVLTVYEQLLAEGYVYSRQGSGTFVAETVPDSFLSTANYPVGDNGEQRRVELSKRGATLLHHASASPKQWGAFIPGVPDVNAFPHQVFSKIQARISRRPTPQRLTYSNQGGSPELQHALVDYLRVARSVRCSPEQILITEGIHQAIDLVTRMLCNPGDNAWIEEPGYWGIRNILRINDVNICPCEVDEAGMVPAEQAAGTPRLIFVTPSHQYPLGSVMSLARRQRLLALARNAGAWIVEDDYDSEFRFSGQPIPALQGLEADAPVIYIGTFSKTLYPALRLGYVVLPKPLMNEFKIAHAELYRGGHLLIQAALAQFIQEGHYTAHIRRMRLLYAKRRTFLTTLIEQHLGKQALSEFNSNAGLHLILNLPNHADDVAIAAAASTRGVLVRALSRYYMLPNARRGLLMGFACVPEEQMAAAFSVLLECIYSQES